TTCTCAATGGTAGCTCTCAGCTTGGGCTCCGACAAAAGTGAGCTAGCAATATTTCCAGGCACTATAAATTTCTTCTCATTCAATTTGGCGACTGCAGCAGGATCAAAGTTCAGAAAAACTTCCCTGAAAAAAAGGGCGCCAATGAGTTGGTGAATTAATGAAGTAGAAACTAGTTTTCTAATCATTTTATTTTAGTACCTAAATATCTGCCTTTTGGTGAGGATAACAGGCCATGTAAGCTCAGCTAATGCACCAGATAGAACAAGAAGTTCAAATAATTTCCTGTGGTGTGTTCCGAGCACCAAATACATAGAGAAATTGGTTAGCGAGAACTTAAAACATAGTAAAGTTTCAAGGTATCTAGATTACTAACAAAGAGAAAAGGTTGCATACTTATCATCATGGACTGGAACACCCCACTCTTCATCATGGAAAGAAGCATAACATGGGTCTGGTGTACAAAAATATAGGCTTAGCTTTACTCCACAAATGCATAAAGAGAAATTCAAGATGAAGTTTTACTGAACAAGAAtgatgatgataataataatatagTTACTATTAAGAATAAACTTCTATCGGTATGGCAAAGAGTCATGCAATCAGCTGCAAAAGGCAAATCATTTTTAAGTGTGAGAGACCTGGACAAGGTAGTTAAATAGAGTTCATCCAGGTGGTAAAACCAATAAAAAACTAGCCTTGATGGTTAAAAAAATggaagaaaagaataaaaatgaaCTGGTGCAAACCATAGCAAAGGGTGAAACTGTATTGCCTACTTCCAAACATGAAAACAGGTTTCAATTATTAGTATCTCCTGGCAAATGACAACTAATACGATAATATACTATCATTGCAATAATCTAAGCCTAGAGGCTGCATATATACATGAAATAATTTTCTTTGAGGAATAGTAAAAATACATGTTTTTCCCTCTCAAGCTGGTATTAGAATCTCTGTAAGGATAAGTGTTTTTATGGCAATCCCCTTAGCAAGAAGCTGAATCTTCTTGAGAAATCTCACACTTGCTGTTTATGTCTAAAATCTTCTCAAGAAAGATTCAAAAATCCCACTTGTGGGTCAAACTTTCACGCTTGCAGTGTGTGGACAAGATTAGATCCTTGGACACTTATCCTATTGCTTCTTGTGAAGGGATGAATAAGTGGATTAGATTAAGGGGTGACACATTAGAAGCATCATAGACCATGGAGTAAGAGTGAAGTCGTTGAACCATATTGTATACTTGAGTTAGCGTTGTTAATTTTGTTTCACGCTTCCACACATGCTTTATATTATTTCAGCTATTATGATTATAATGCCACATATGCACTTACTactaatctaattgagttttctATTCACCCTTGCCCCTAGTTGGCCATTTCAAATTTCAATCCAATAATGATAACCTTTTCTAGATAAACCATAACCACGCTCACTGTATCATAGTTAACTTCCTCACAAAAGATAAATGTATCAGATCATAGTTCTTTACAATTTCCGGGTAACAAATGGCAAATGATCACCATTGCAAAGACAATTCTCTTTTCAGAGCATTACAAAACGAATACAGGGAATGAGAAGTCATTTTTACTTGTTACAGATAAATATCAAATCACAAACAGCCTACACCAATGAACATTATTTCTCGATATAGATGGTTTTTTTTCTCTCTTAAGAAATACACTACATAGAACAAGTGGAATTCATCTGGGGTGGCCTGATTCAGCTGAGACTCTAAACCAGATTCCATCAGGGATGATATGGCCCGCGAATGTTACCCGAGTCAAAGGAGCCTTATGTATCAAACAGTTAAAGTAAAGATGTCGAATCAGTCACTTGATAGAACAGCCAATAATAGGTGCCCGTTCGGTACAAAGCCAAGAATATTAAACAGATCAAAATTAAATATGTCCAATCAAGCACATAAAGAGAAGTAGCAAACTAGAAGTGCAACCAATAGTAAAGATGCCCAGTCCAATCAAGCACATGAAAAAGAAGCAACCAATTATAGGTGCAATGTCAATGGATAATCCTGGAGCTCTCGACAAATGGTACACAGGGAACAAGGCACAAATCTCAAAGACAAAGAGACAAGAAATATAGTCACTTTGTGAATGAGAAATTGAGTCACGGGAATGCTAGAGATACAGTGAAGATAATCAACTACATCAAATAAAGTCATTGAAGGGCACCAAAGAAGTTACTCAGGATCAAAAGACCATAAATGGATATACAGTAGTGTAGGAAGGGCTATTCTAAGAAGATACTGGCTACTGCAACAAATAGAGGACTTCGAGGAAGGAAATAAGAGGGATTTTCAAAAATCACAAAATTCTGAAGACTGCATGGCGAAATTTATTTCTAACAACTGGATATAAAATTTCAGAACCCAATGATACCATGCACAAAAGGTATAGAGATTCAGAAGATGGCAAAGATTCTTGCTtagatttaaccaaaaaaaaatcaCTCTTAAACCAAAACAAATCGCTAGACTAAATCAGAGAGTTAGTTAGTTAGAGGAGAAGAAAAACCACGCATGCAATAATctcaaaacaaaaaataaataaagaaaactcGCCTGTATTAGATGTGACCCAAGCGCATTTTCTCTTTCCTTGCACAAGTTCAACCGAGGGAATGCTGGCATCATCTGAGAAATTGTTGTTCAACTTGGTTGCAACTTTGCCTATCCTCGCAGAGCTCTGCCTCCTCTTACTTGTCGAGTTCACCCTACTAACCCTTCCTGTGGAGGCTTGGCTGCAAAACGAATCTGTGGATGCATCAGAGGAACAGGAAGCATTCAGTGACAGATTTGACTGCAACAGCATCTCGTGCCTCCTCAGAACAGACGGAGCACTGAAACAAGACCCAGAATGTGCCGTATCTTCTGCGGGACTGGGAGCCTTCTTCGGCTCATCAATTGCTGTAGTTTCGGTGCTGTCAGTTTTATTCAAAGGCTTCGAAGCTGGTTTCCTAGAAGGTGTCAATGACCTAGCCTTGTTACCGCCAGGCACAAGGACCGGCCTTGCTTCAGAGTCAGCTACATTGAAAGAACGAACATGAGGAGCTCCTGACATCCTAAAATCCAACCTTTTCACAAATCTCAGCACCGTCCACCGAAATTTACCCAAATCTCCAACACTAGAGGATCAAATTCAAGACACTATCAAGCGAAATCAAAAGCCTCGAACACGAAAAGGAGCAATTCCCGGAACGAGCCTCAAAAATTACCTTTTCAATCCACAACTCCCACAGTAACACGAAACCCGAACCGACCTAGGGTTTCGAGGGCATCCCATTCCAACCTACTGCCAAATCGCTCCACCAAACAGAACACGCGATGCAACATTGTCCTAACCAGAAAGATTAACACCACAACGCGACTCTTCGACGACTTCTCCTAAGAAGGAACTGAGCAGGAGCTACCGAACCCCGAAACCGTCACGAAAAGACGAAGGGGAAGCACGCAAAGCACTTACAATGAGCTGATATAGGAGAGGCTTCGAATAAGAACGGGCAGCCCGCTGATCCAGAGACTAACCAAGGGCGGAGCCGGCGAACGGCGGGGAACCGAGGAATGGACGTTTCCACTGGAGGAGGACGAAGGCAGTGTGGCCCCGGAGAAGCGACGGGGGAGCGTCCCGTAGGTTATATAAAGAAGACTGGTGGATGCCGGTCGAAGTAGATTACCACCGGATGTAGCCCGTAGCGCGTGCACGTGGCTGTGCTTTACAACTCCCTTATTTTGCATTAATACATAAACTTTGCCGtcacgggctggatcagctggttaGGAGCATGTAACTTACTAATGAAATCGTGTGGGGTCAAAGGTCGCCAGTTGTACACGAAGATAAAATCCTAATCTGCTGCGTCAAAAATTCCTTCGACTCCAAGTCACCTTTCCTGCCCAGCATTAATCGTGATTTACTTTCTCTGGAATCTTACGGGATCAAGGCCAGGGGGCCGCTAGGGTGACGATTCCACCTCTTGCCAATTAATACATAAACTTTAAATATATTTCTTTCAaatctaataaatattttatgattGAGGATAAAAGTATACTGATGATTAATATACTCAAttgaaaatcaattaaaaaaatatgtcGATTATATTTATCCAAATAATGAACAATTAGTATAAAAAATTGTGATCATTAGTCAATGATTTTGTAACTATGCAATATTGTTTAGcgcataaatttaaaaatataaattaaattttagctaTTATATTTTagagaaaataaattatttaaattataaatttagtaCTATTGtagtttaaataaataaattataaaattagcgTGGGTGTTAAGTTTAGGGAAAAATAAAAAGTAACTCCTGGATCGATATCTATTTTATAAAAATCATTAAATGGACATTTCATCAAACTAACTGCTAAAATATAATagttcatttcaaaattatcatGAAGGGAGTCACACTATAGCAAGGACAGATTCTCTAGTCCACAATTTATAAATCAAGGGATAGTCTATTATTATAAACTATTGATTTGGATGGATCCTACTAACTTAAATATGAGCTCCATTTAAATCAATGATCCTCATATAATGAATCATTCCTTGATCCACAAATTATACAGATTAGAAGATCCCTACTGCTCTATAGCTGTCCTGACTCCTGTGCTATAGCCCAGGCCAGGTGAATGGTAAAAACAAGAGACCAATACGAGGCAATAAAAATCcagtcaaataaaataaaataaaaaaaacaaaagcactgtttcttccccttttttatatattattcttttttattaatttaaaatcttttaatcttTAGGTTAGCCCCGGAAGACGTGATCACACATATTTACAGTATCTCTGTTCTTCATTCGCCATACGATATATTTGAAAaggtcctttttttttttttacgacAGTTGGTACtcaaatgataaatttatatGATTAGACACCAATTGATTTTAAAGGATTTCATTAGGAGGATTATGCCGTCCCATCTAGAAGATTGCTGTTTACTATAATTTATATATCCGTATCTTAGAGTGAAAGTGATGATATCATTTTTTACTGAATTTGGCGAGGTCGGTTTTGCaccctataattttatttttaatttaattatatatttatttaattagttttcttCTATTTTACTATAATTACAAGTATGGATtgacttctcttctttctttcgtTCTTTCGATCCATCGATTGAATTGACAATATGCTGCTTTGTATTTCCATAGTTACCATGTAAACTCTGGCCATGGACGATGACTACTTCTATCCACCTCTTCTTTGACGCTTACCCCACTCCTCCTGTCGCTGTCCTCCCCTGATGATACTTGTCCTCATGCACTAATTTCCTTGTCTCCACTAGTAGCCATGTCCGCTCCTTCCGTGGCTAGGCGCTCGCTCTAGAAGACATAGTCGTCTACATGGTTGCTCTAAGCTGCGACTGCCACAATTGGATCGACGTGTACTCCACATTGGCGTATCCTTATGTCGAGGTTGGAGGCAAGTAACTATGTTTTGGGGTTTTGCACGAGATGCTCGAGCACGACCTCACGCCGCACTCATGAGCCGACTACCTTTTCCTTACCTTTGGCGGAACACTGTCAAACATCGACATTAGTGGCTAGGCCTTTGACCATAATCCTCAAATTTTCAACAAATTAAATGTCATtatcaataaattaatttaataattttataaaataataaaaattacaaaTAGGTGAAATATATGAAAAGACGAGGTATGGTCACATGAAGTGAACTCAAACCTTTTTTTTACTACATCCTTGGCAAAGTTCACTAATTTAGGATCAATCCGGTATATCTCTAATTTTTATATCCGTCCTTTAAATTACTATACCTACAATATTATTATATCACaatatttttattaacttaattaaaatcatttaaattattagtgtaattttcttagatcaagattgaccagtttgagttggctcaagtttgagtcgtgatgtttgacaatgtatgaagATTGCACTTGTAATTATCtgtttggggagattattggtgtaattctCCTTTGATCAAGggttgactagtttgatgtgaagaagagtcgagtaggtcaaagttgactggatgcTTAACTggaaaatcttgatgagtgaagtcaggtgaaaactctagtaagtgaagctaggcagaacaagaattctagtgagtgaagtcaggtgaaagccctagtgagtgaagctagacagaaggaaagtcttggtaagtgaagccaagtgaaagtcctagtgagtgaagttaggcaaaaggaaagtcctagtgagtgaagccagacatgtagaggttcaagtgggtcaagattgaccggacatttggcgttgggagtccaagtgggtcaaggttgatcagacacttggcacgagatagtaagtctaaatgggtcaaggttgaccagacacctggcgtaagaagaaaagtccaagtaggtcaaaggattaatcaaacacttggtaaagaagtcccagcagatcaaggttgaccagatgctaggcaatgaggagtcccaacaggtcaaggttgactggatgt
This region of Zingiber officinale cultivar Zhangliang chromosome 9A, Zo_v1.1, whole genome shotgun sequence genomic DNA includes:
- the LOC122021308 gene encoding uncharacterized protein LOC122021308, with amino-acid sequence MGCPRNPRSVRVSCYCGSCGLKSVGDLGKFRWTVLRFVKRLDFRMSGAPHVRSFNVADSEARPVLVPGGNKARSLTPSRKPASKPLNKTDSTETTAIDEPKKAPSPAEDTAHSGSCFSAPSVLRRHEMLLQSNLSLNASCSSDASTDSFCSQASTGRVSRVNSTSKRRQSSARIGKVATKLNNNFSDDASIPSVELVQGKRKCAWVTSNTDPCYASFHDEEWGVPVHDDKKLFELLVLSGALAELTWPVILTKRQIFREVFLNFDPAAVAKLNEKKFIVPGNIASSLLSEPKLRATIENARQIHKIINEFGSFDRYCWSFVNYKPIVNKFRYQRHVPVKTSKADVISKDLVRRGLRSVSPTVIYSFMQAAGLTNDHVVSCFRFEECIAAALSSIDKTQEGTIKISSKVEEKTSDSVAMMGEIDLELSIGMDELSIC